TTGCCTGGCTCAAACTGCTTTCCCAATCCTTGAGGCATATGCCAATAGCTTTTGCCTAATGCGATACTCACCCACCTGGAGATCAGCTTATATAAGGAACTAACTCTGTACAATTTTTTCATAGAGCGAGATATACCTTTCTGCCATCACTTCTGCGCTGAATTGCTGAGCATATGCTTTCGCGCGGCGACCTGTTACCCTTCGAAATTCATTATCCTGGGCCAGCGTAAGCATCGCTTCTGTCAACTCCCTAGGCTGCTGAGGAGAAACCAATAAGCCGGTTTCTCCAGTACTAATGATTTCTGGTATTCCCCCGACAGCAGTGGCAATGACGGAACGTCCAGCAGCCATAGCCTCCATAACTGAAAGCGGATTTCCCTCCCAATCGGACGACATCACAAAAACATCTGATCCTGCCAAGACTTCAGGTATGTCGCTTCGAAGACCCAATAGCTTCACATGTGCCTGCAAATTTAATTCTTCCACCTTATTGTATATTTCACTCCGCAACTCTCCCTCGCCCACAATCAGTAGAAGGCAGTTGTTCAATCGATCAACGACCTTGCGGAATGCGTCTAAAAGCATGTTGTGATTCTTTTGCCTTGTTAGTCTCCCCACACAGACAAACACGGTATCCTCTGCCGGGATTCCCTCACGTTCTCTCCATTCATCTCTTATGTCATTGTCATGATCAAAAGGCCTTAGGTTTATTCCATTAGGGATTAACGGGATTCTGCTTTCTTCCAGGCCATACACTTCTCTCAAACTCTCTCTAATACGCTCGGCTATAGCCACCGGCGTAACCCCACGCTTAAAGGCCAAATTGTGCACCCTCTGGTCCAGCTTTCCCACCTCTCTAGAAGCCAGATTATGAACTGTATGCACCACCTGCTTTGGTCTTGTAAAGATGTATGGCGTCAAATATTTTATGCAGTATCTATGACTATGCAATACTACTGGCTTAAAGTCCTTTATTTCATCGCTTATATGACGCACAACTCCTATATCAAGTCCCATTTTCTTATCTAAATATCTGATATCAATATTGTTTTCCTGAATATATTGGCTGTTCGCATTTTCCTCTCTAGCGAATAGACTAGTGATACGAACATCAACTCCTCGACTTTTTAGCTCAGCGGAGAGCTGAATAACCATTTTCTCTGCTCCACCCAATCCCAAATTTGGTATTATTTGCATTACTCTCAAGCATTCACCTGCTCTTTCCAACATCTACGATGTTACGCCTTGATTTAAGAGTAGGACTCCCAATCGCTATCACTAGCAAAGGCATCCAGATATAGAAACTGTCTCTTAGAAAATTTACAGGGTCAGCATACATAATTCCAACACTGATAAAGTATATAATAATCATATACTTTACGGCACTTACAATCGGATTGTTATGCTCGCTAAATACTGAATTTATCGATTTCATTGCGAAACCAAAAATGAGGGATGTAATTACAACTCCAATCACACCCATATTGTAGTATCCCAGCGTCACTATATCAACCGGAATCTCACCACTACTATAGGTTCCAAGGAAAGCTACCGTGTTTATTTTTGCTACCGATTCCTGCAACTCCGGGACGAACCCAAAGACAAAAGCAGATATAGGTAATCCAAAAACATATATAGGAGCTAGAGCATAGTCAATAAAAAAACGCCATAGTATATTTACACTATGAGTAGTCAATTCCAGAGACATCACTGGAAAACCAAACTCAGAAGCAGCGTCAGCTATTTTGGAAAAGTACGTAACATTATCGTTTGAAGTCTGTACTCCAAATAGCGATTTCCCGCTTGTCAGAATTAAATAGCCTAGTGCGAATCCAAGTATTGCAAAAATTAGTCTAGTTTGCCACCTAACTCTTCTGGTTAGAATTATAAATATAAGCACTATAAAATTAAATAAGTGAAGCCTTCCGGCCTTTAACCATAATATTAAGAGTGTAATCCCTATAGATATCAGCATTGAAATAAAGAGGCCAGTTTTTATATTATCGCTTGTCTTATAAGACCTAACCTCAGAGTAGATAGCAGAAATAACGGCAGAGGCAAATATGCTGCAAGTCGCATAACTTAAAAATGTCCAACTTGCATCGTTTACCCCTACTATACTCTCACCATTCCTGAGTCTTCCTGCGTTCTGCAATAGAACATATAGCGAAGCTCCCCGTTGGGAAGTATAGAGTTTTAGAAAGTATAGGGAGGCTAATTGCGTAATGAACGCAAATACGAACCAAGATCGCAGAGAAATTCGAGAGTACGTTTTATTTATACCTCGAATGACACCACTCCCGCTCACGTTAGGACCGTATACATAACTTAATGATATACAAATATAACTAAGTATCACCAGGAAAGAAGAATATGGCGAAATGCCACGATCGTATTCCACGACATTAAACCAGTAGAAACGAGGGCCTATATCTTTATACAAAAAAAGTAGTAATACTGGTATAACCCCATATATAACAACATATACCAATGCCGTCCACCATATAGGTTTTGGGTCAACAACATTTTGACGACTTAAGTATCCAAACAGTAATGCACACAGCAAAATCATCACTGATACAACAATACCCATCATAATTCTTTTGCAAGCCTTATGTGTCTAGCAGCAAAACTTTTAAGACTGTACTTCGAGTTATACAACCCCCTCACTTTAGACTCATCTATCAACAAAGTGTCATTAACGATCAAATCTATAATAGCCTCTGCAATCTTTCCAGCATCTATGTTTGTAACGATTACGGGCTCTCCCAAAAAACTCTTATTGCCACCAGCGTTACTCATAATAATCTTCTTACCCAGTGACATGGCCTCTAGTATTATCAAGTCAAAATAACTGAACCTGTTAGGAACAATGACGACATCCACTGCATTAACGTAGTCCGCGAGCTCGGAGCCGGCATATCCTAGATCTATAAAATTTGGCGGAACTTTAAGATCTGACTGGGGACCACTTCCTGCGGTAACAAATTTTATATTTCTGTAGCCCTGTTTATATATTAAACTCGCAACTTCCAGATATATATCGTAGCCCTTATGGCTGTGCCTTCTACCGAAAAATCCGACAAATAAAGTTTGCGGTTCGGAGCTCCAGGATGCCCTAACGTCTTCTCTCGACTTTACAGGCTCTAATCGTCTTGCTCCAGAAGGAAGTTCGTATATTTTGGTATGCTTATGCCAATCCTTCTGTTTAGGAAAATAAGCCTCAAGGGCAAATTGAGTAGGGGTTAGGAGTCCATCGCTTTTTTTTAATACAGAAAGCTCTATCCTTTGAAGATATTTGTATAATAAAGACCATAATATGGAGGCCCCGAAATAACTCTCCCAATTTTCCAAAAACTCCGTTGATAAATCTGTCGGTGAATGTGGCATAATTATAATTTTTTGACCACTCACCTTGTGCTTGGACATATACTCATATGCTAATCTAAAGTCGTGAAAGACTACAGTGCTACTAGTTTTCATCCTAGTAATCTGATCACTACTAAAGCCAAAATGAGAAAAAGCACTTTTTAAGCTCTTAATGGTCTGTCTAAGGATTATTAAAAACTGTATCAGCTTAGGTAGCTTTTTAAGTAAGATGAAGTTTTTAGATGGGCCTGAATTTTTGTTAACAGAAATTACTGGATAAAGAATTGCTATAACTTTATCGTCTTGTTGCTGCTCAAGGAGGGCATTATGCAAATTCATTCCGTACCCGGCCGGCCCCCCTCCTGCTTTCAAAGCCGGAAAAACATGTAATACTCCCATAACTCCCCCTAACTCAAAATTTGGTGTTGTTTTTCTAAATCTCCGCGCGCTTCTTTGAGGTGTTCGTGTCTAATGATATAGCTAGAATCATCATAATCAAAACTAGAGCCTCAGACAACAGAATGCTCCAAATTATTCCATACAACTCATATTGGGGCACCATTATAACTATGCCAAGTACATTAACTATTCCTGCTACTAAAATAATGTAATTAAAAGACTTATCCATTCCTCTTGGCACCATCCACTGCATCCCCAGGGCATTATTTACAGCTATTACAGGAATAACAAAAGAATATACTTTTAAGAAGGGAGCTAGGCTTGTATACTTATCTCCCAAAATAATAAGAATTATCTTTTCTGAGAAAGTGAATATTACCGCAGCAAACAAGAGGCTTAAAACGACCGTTACAAACAGAAAGATTTGGTGTACTCTATTAGCTTGATTTCTGTTACTATCAATTAGGCTGACTATCTTCGGGAAGATCACTTGATTTATGGGAGACAGAAGACTAAGTGCAGACTTACATATTTTATCTATCGAAGAGAAACCACCAACTATGCCTACCGGCGCTACTAGTCCCAAAAAGAATGAATTTCCATAAGTATACAGGCTTACTATAATTCTATAAGTAAGCATAGAAATACTCCTGCGAGCGGTAGAAAGCACATCACCGAGACCAGCAAATTTAAATTTTACCTTCTTAAATATGAAGAAATGCAGTATAGCATCTGAGGCAAGAAGAGCTAACGACTGATACGAAATTGCTTTATAACCATAGCCACCTTTACCAACAAGAATTAATACCAACATCGCACCCAAAAGCCTGAATATCGTCTCGGATAAGGAAAATATTCTCATCGACTGGGTTGATTGAAAGTACCAGAATGGACTCATTCCTGTCGCCACAGCATATAACCAAACCGAAATAGCATAAATACTCAAGCTATGGGGAACAACCCCAAAATCTTCAAATATAATAATCAGTATTCCAACCAACACGGAGGCTATTAGTTTTATAATAACAACAGATGTAATAAAATGTGATCGCTTCTCCTCGTTCTCCAATTTAGAAAGCTCTCTAGAAGCAGATATATTAGTGCCGAACTCAATCAAAAAAGATAATAAAAGACCTAGGGAGGTAAAAAACATATACCTTCCGAATTCGTCTATCGAAAGATTCCGCGAAAGGTGAGGAATAACAATCAATGGTGTAATTGTCGAAAACAACTGCAATAAAAATGTATATGCAACATTTGATACTAGAACCTTATTTACCTTGATCATATTTCTAAATACGAGAAAGTATATCTGATATGGCTACTATCTGGCTTCTATGCAGATTTGACGATATAGGAAGACTAATAACAGAACGACTTACACTCTCACTATCTATAAAAGAGCTTTGATTATCCTCATATATAGGCAACTTATGCTGTGGAACTGGATAATACACCATCGTCCCAATCCCCTCATTCGCCAATTTCCCCTGCGCTTCATCGCGGTCGGCTTGGGTCAGGCGAATGGTGTACTGGTGAAAGACGTGCCCCTCGGTGATCTCTGGCGTTACCACACCAGGCACGTCCGCCAGCAGCTCGTTGTAGGTCGCCGCCACCTGTCGCCGCCCCTCGTTCCAACGGTCCACATGCGGCAACTTGACGCGTAAGATGGCCGCCTGAATCGTGTCCAGACGACTGTTGTAGCCCAGAATCTCGTTGTGGTACTTCTTGCGTGAGCCGTGCGCCCGCAGCATCCGCGCCACCTCGGCAACCCCGTCGTCGTCGGTGGTCAGCAAGCCACCGTCGCCAAAGGCTCCCAGGTTCTTGCTGGGGAAAAAGGAGTAGGCCCCAACATGACCGATGGTCCCCGTCTGCTTGCCCTTGTAGCGCGCACCGAAAGACTGGGCACAGTCCTCGATCACGAGTAGGTTGTGTTCACGTGCAATGGCCATAATCTCGTCCATCTCACACGGATTACCGTACAAGTGAACGGGCATGATGGCTTTAGTACGCGGAGTGATGGCCTCACGGATACGCGCGGGATCAATGTTGTAGCTGCGCGTATCAATGTCGGCAAAGACCGGCGTGGCTCCCACACTGCTGATGCTCTCGGCAGTGGCGAAGAAGGTAAAGGGCGTGGTGATGACTTCATCGCCGGGACCGATGCCTAGGGCGCGGAGCCCAATAATAAGGGCGTCGGTGCCCGAGTTAACACCGACAGCGTGCCTAACGCCCAGGTACGCGGCCACTTCTTCCTCGAAAGCGGTCACATCGGGGCCCATGATGAAGTGACCCGAGCGTAGTACCCGTTGAATGGCGGCATTCAGTTCATCCCACAACTCGTCGATTTCGGGCGAGAGGTCCAAGATGGGAATCTGGACCCGTTCGGTACTCGTCATGCAAGCCTCCTGATCTCGGTGTCGCTCACCCTCTGGTAGGTGTGGCCGATGCTGTCGGTGACGGTATCGCCCGCCGAAAAATCCAAGCGGTCGCCGCTGGCGCTCATGTACCCGACGGGGCGTGCGGGAACCCCCGCCACAATGGTATAGGCGGGCACATCACTGGTGACCACTGCCCCTGCCGCCACGAATGCGCATTCGTGCAGGGTCACGCCCGTGACGATGGTGGCGTTCGCGCCGATACTGGCCCCGCGCTTGACGATGGTGAGCGTGTAGTCACCGCTCGTGTTGCGGGGAAACTCGCTGCGGGGTGTGCGGACGTTAGTAAAGACCATGCTGGGGCCGCAGAACACGTAGTCCTCCAGCACCACCCCCTCGTACACACTGACGTTGTTCTGAATCTTCACGCCATTGCCTATGGTCACGTTGCTGGCGACGAAGACGTTCTGCCCCAACGAACAGTGCTCGCCGATCACGGCCCTCGGCATGACGTGGCTGTAGTGCCAGATTTTGGTCCCCGCTCCAATCTGCGCACCCTCGTCCACGTAGGCGCTCTCGTGCTTCCACCACTCCGCTCGGCCCGTCACCTCAGCGCCTCAGGAAGCGATGACCGGTATCCGCCGTGGGCGTGGTCAGGGCTGCTTTCCGAATCTGGGCTACAGTGGCGATTGCCTCGAAGGTGTCGTCCAGGGTGAAGCCCTGCCCAGCCAAGGTGCGGCGGTAGACCTCAGTGTGGAGGTCCGTAAAGCCCTCGCTGAACTCAACCTCCTGCCCATCGATGGTGATGGAGCGGTAGGTGCGCTGACCTTTGGCACTCAGCGCCTCCGGGATATAACTGGGATCAATAGACAGGAACCACCGGACGCGAGCGCGGTCGAGTTCGAGGTATCCAGCGCAGACCGTCTCAGTCCGCTCGTGGACTTCCACATGCTCAATGTGACCGAACATCCACGACAGCATGTCGTAAAAATGCACACCGATATTGGTAGCAAGACCGCCGCTCTGCTCCTCACGGCCCTTCCAACTGCGGAGATACCAGGTACCCCGGCTGGTGATATATGAGAGGTCCACATCACGCTTGCCACCCGCCGAACCGTCCAGTTCGGCCTTCAGCCTCTCCAGCGCGGCGTGGGCACGCAGTTGCAGGATGGTCCAGACGCGCTGGCCCGTCTCAGCCTCTACTTCCTTGAGGGCCGTGATGTCTTCTGGGTTTAACACGATGGGCTTCTCACACAGTGCATCGCCGCCCGCCCGCAGGGCCATTCGGATATGGGCGTCGTGCAGGTAGTTGGGGCTACAGATACTCACGTAGTTCACGCCCTGTCCCCGCCGCCGCGCGTCGTGCAGGTAGCGTTCGTAGATCTCGGGCTGTGTAAAAAACTCGGCCTGTGGAAAGTATGAGTCGAGGATGCCTACCGAGTCGAAGGGGTCCAGCGCCGCGACGAGCGTGTTCCCACTATCCTTGATGGCCTTGAGGTGACGAGGGGCGATATAGCCAGACGCGCCCGTCAGGCCGAAGCGCTTTTGTTCGGAAGCGGTCACAGGAGGGTCACCTTCTCGCTAGCGATGCCGCGTGTGGCATATCGGGTGTCGAGAACAGCCTGGGCCTTCTGCACCACACCGGCATAGTCCACGTCGCTGTGCTTGGTGGTGATGATGATGAGGTCCGCGCCATGGATGGTCTCATCGGTGAGGTCCACGCCGGTAGCGTGAACTCCGTGCTCATTGACCTCGGGCGTCCAGGTGTCGTGGAAACTCACTTCTGCCCCAGCACGCTGAAGCAGCTTGTAGACCTCAATGGCCGGGGACTCGCGGTAGTCGTCGAGGTCGCTCTTGTAGGCCATGCCCAGCAGCAGCACCTTGGAACCGTTGAGCGGTTTGCGGGCGGCGTTCAGCACCCGCGCTGCCTTGTCCACCACGAACTCGGGCATTTTGCGGTTGGTCTCGCCCGCCAAGGCGATGAAGTGGGTCTGGAAGTTGTACTCGCGCGCCTTCCACTCCAGGTAATGCGGGTCGAGGGGAATACAGTGGCCGCCTACACCTGGGCCAGGGTAGAAAGGCATGATGCCGAAGGGCTTGGTAAACGCCGCGTCCAGCACCTCCCAGACGTTGATGCCCATGCGGTCGCACAGCAGGGCGATCTCGTTGGCGAGGGCAATATTCACGGCGCGGAACGTGTTCTCGTAGACCTTGACCATTTCGGCGGCCTTGGCGCTGCTGACGGGGACGACATGTTCGATGGCCTGGCGGTAGAACGTGACGGCCACCTCCAGGCTCACTGGATCATGGCCGCCAACCACCTTGTTGGTGTTCTTGGTGGTGTAGCGGGCGTTGCCGGGGTCGACCCGCTCAGGCGAGTGGGCCAGGAAAAATTCCTCGCCCACACGCAGGCCGCTCGCCTCCAGCAGCGGCTTCATGACCTCTTCGGTCGTGCCGGGGTAGGTGGTGCTTTCCAGGCTGACGAGCTGGCCAGGGCGCAGGTACTTGGCAATCTCAGCAGTGACACCCTGCACGTAGCTGAGGTCGGGGCTGAGGTTTATATCGAGCGGCGTGGGTACGCAAATAACAATCACGTCGAGATCCGCCACGACAGCAAAGTCGGTAGTAGTACTGACTAAGCCCTGTTCCACGATGTCCCGCAGATCCTCGTCGCGCACGTCGCCGATGTAGTTCTGACCGCGCGCCACCATTTCAGCCCGCTGGGGGTTGCGGTCTATGCCCGTGACGTGAAAGCCCACCTTGGCCTTCTCGACCAGGAAGGGCAGCCCCACGTAGCCCAGCCCCACCACACCGATCCTTGCCGTGTGGTCCTCTATCCGGCGAATCAGGGCCGCCGCATAACTCTCCTGCACTACCTGCTCCATAGTCACCTCGTTCACTCTCTGTTTGAG
This is a stretch of genomic DNA from Deinococcus hopiensis KR-140. It encodes these proteins:
- a CDS encoding nucleotide sugar dehydrogenase — encoded protein: MEQVVQESYAAALIRRIEDHTARIGVVGLGYVGLPFLVEKAKVGFHVTGIDRNPQRAEMVARGQNYIGDVRDEDLRDIVEQGLVSTTTDFAVVADLDVIVICVPTPLDINLSPDLSYVQGVTAEIAKYLRPGQLVSLESTTYPGTTEEVMKPLLEASGLRVGEEFFLAHSPERVDPGNARYTTKNTNKVVGGHDPVSLEVAVTFYRQAIEHVVPVSSAKAAEMVKVYENTFRAVNIALANEIALLCDRMGINVWEVLDAAFTKPFGIMPFYPGPGVGGHCIPLDPHYLEWKAREYNFQTHFIALAGETNRKMPEFVVDKAARVLNAARKPLNGSKVLLLGMAYKSDLDDYRESPAIEVYKLLQRAGAEVSFHDTWTPEVNEHGVHATGVDLTDETIHGADLIIITTKHSDVDYAGVVQKAQAVLDTRYATRGIASEKVTLL
- a CDS encoding Gfo/Idh/MocA family protein: MTASEQKRFGLTGASGYIAPRHLKAIKDSGNTLVAALDPFDSVGILDSYFPQAEFFTQPEIYERYLHDARRRGQGVNYVSICSPNYLHDAHIRMALRAGGDALCEKPIVLNPEDITALKEVEAETGQRVWTILQLRAHAALERLKAELDGSAGGKRDVDLSYITSRGTWYLRSWKGREEQSGGLATNIGVHFYDMLSWMFGHIEHVEVHERTETVCAGYLELDRARVRWFLSIDPSYIPEALSAKGQRTYRSITIDGQEVEFSEGFTDLHTEVYRRTLAGQGFTLDDTFEAIATVAQIRKAALTTPTADTGHRFLRR
- a CDS encoding DegT/DnrJ/EryC1/StrS family aminotransferase, which codes for MTSTERVQIPILDLSPEIDELWDELNAAIQRVLRSGHFIMGPDVTAFEEEVAAYLGVRHAVGVNSGTDALIIGLRALGIGPGDEVITTPFTFFATAESISSVGATPVFADIDTRSYNIDPARIREAITPRTKAIMPVHLYGNPCEMDEIMAIAREHNLLVIEDCAQSFGARYKGKQTGTIGHVGAYSFFPSKNLGAFGDGGLLTTDDDGVAEVARMLRAHGSRKKYHNEILGYNSRLDTIQAAILRVKLPHVDRWNEGRRQVAATYNELLADVPGVVTPEITEGHVFHQYTIRLTQADRDEAQGKLANEGIGTMVYYPVPQHKLPIYEDNQSSFIDSESVSRSVISLPISSNLHRSQIVAISDILSRI
- a CDS encoding glycosyltransferase, yielding MLERAGECLRVMQIIPNLGLGGAEKMVIQLSAELKSRGVDVRITSLFAREENANSQYIQENNIDIRYLDKKMGLDIGVVRHISDEIKDFKPVVLHSHRYCIKYLTPYIFTRPKQVVHTVHNLASREVGKLDQRVHNLAFKRGVTPVAIAERIRESLREVYGLEESRIPLIPNGINLRPFDHDNDIRDEWREREGIPAEDTVFVCVGRLTRQKNHNMLLDAFRKVVDRLNNCLLLIVGEGELRSEIYNKVEELNLQAHVKLLGLRSDIPEVLAGSDVFVMSSDWEGNPLSVMEAMAAGRSVIATAVGGIPEIISTGETGLLVSPQQPRELTEAMLTLAQDNEFRRVTGRRAKAYAQQFSAEVMAERYISLYEKIVQS
- a CDS encoding acyltransferase, coding for MTGRAEWWKHESAYVDEGAQIGAGTKIWHYSHVMPRAVIGEHCSLGQNVFVASNVTIGNGVKIQNNVSVYEGVVLEDYVFCGPSMVFTNVRTPRSEFPRNTSGDYTLTIVKRGASIGANATIVTGVTLHECAFVAAGAVVTSDVPAYTIVAGVPARPVGYMSASGDRLDFSAGDTVTDSIGHTYQRVSDTEIRRLA
- a CDS encoding glycosyltransferase family 4 protein, whose protein sequence is MGVLHVFPALKAGGGPAGYGMNLHNALLEQQQDDKVIAILYPVISVNKNSGPSKNFILLKKLPKLIQFLIILRQTIKSLKSAFSHFGFSSDQITRMKTSSTVVFHDFRLAYEYMSKHKVSGQKIIIMPHSPTDLSTEFLENWESYFGASILWSLLYKYLQRIELSVLKKSDGLLTPTQFALEAYFPKQKDWHKHTKIYELPSGARRLEPVKSREDVRASWSSEPQTLFVGFFGRRHSHKGYDIYLEVASLIYKQGYRNIKFVTAGSGPQSDLKVPPNFIDLGYAGSELADYVNAVDVVIVPNRFSYFDLIILEAMSLGKKIIMSNAGGNKSFLGEPVIVTNIDAGKIAEAIIDLIVNDTLLIDESKVRGLYNSKYSLKSFAARHIRLAKEL
- a CDS encoding oligosaccharide flippase family protein — its product is MIKVNKVLVSNVAYTFLLQLFSTITPLIVIPHLSRNLSIDEFGRYMFFTSLGLLLSFLIEFGTNISASRELSKLENEEKRSHFITSVVIIKLIASVLVGILIIIFEDFGVVPHSLSIYAISVWLYAVATGMSPFWYFQSTQSMRIFSLSETIFRLLGAMLVLILVGKGGYGYKAISYQSLALLASDAILHFFIFKKVKFKFAGLGDVLSTARRSISMLTYRIIVSLYTYGNSFFLGLVAPVGIVGGFSSIDKICKSALSLLSPINQVIFPKIVSLIDSNRNQANRVHQIFLFVTVVLSLLFAAVIFTFSEKIILIILGDKYTSLAPFLKVYSFVIPVIAVNNALGMQWMVPRGMDKSFNYIILVAGIVNVLGIVIMVPQYELYGIIWSILLSEALVLIMMILAISLDTNTSKKRAEI